The Tolypothrix sp. PCC 7712 region TTCAAAAATTACACCAGGTATATACAAACCTAAAATCAAAACTAACGGAAATATCTCATTTTTGAGATTAAATTCTCCACCATGATCGTGATGATGGTCATGGTTATGATTCTCATCATGTTCGTGAGTATGATTATGATGATGATTCTCATGAGTATCATGTCCGCAATTACAGCAATGGTCAGATTCTGAATGTATTTCCCGCTTCATTTCGCTGCCAATTAGTAATTTATTAGATATATGAGCTATCGTTCAAATGTAATAAAAAAAATGAGTTTTTACAAGTTACTAATTTAAGAATGAGAATCTATATCAATCTATGTAGTAGTTGCAAAATTATTGATTAAGGTAGGGAATAAGAAAGATGAAACTATAAATGTACTTTTGCTTTCAAAAATTAAATATGAATGCTACAGAGAAATCCGATTTGATTTATGAAAAAATCTCAGTAACGCATTACAAGCGCTGATGCGTTACGCTATCGATAACGCATCCTACATGAACTAATACTAATGTGAAAAAAGAATGCGACGGATTGTAGGGGCAAGGCAGTGCCCATACGTGTCAACTTAAGCTTAAAGCTATATAGGGCTGGCGTTGTACAAAAACTTTCGCCCTCATCCCCTAACCCCTTCTCCTGGGCAGGGCCGTTTCATTCGTAAGGATATGTATTTTGTCAATATGATTGGCGATAAATATTAGGACAAAAGTCATAAATTATTGACCATTTTGATGCCTAATATTCAATGCCAAGCTTATTTTTCATCTCCTGAACCCTTGCATTTTCAGGGCTTTTAGGGAATGAAACAGCCCTGCTTCTCCTGGGGGAGAAGGGGAATTAAATCTCTTGCTCCCCTCTCCCGCCGGGAGAGGGGTTGGGGGTGAGGGCGAAAACCTAGCTACAAAGCGGGTTTCACGTTAAGTTGACACCAATGGGCACTGCCATGCCCTCTATAATAAATATATTGATGTGTCGCAAACATTATTTGTATTGGTATTTTTTTGAAAATAGTTTTGTATAAAAATTCTGGTTGATAAAAAAACCCTACAATTCAGCTTGTAGGGTAGGCAAGGACTTTAGTCCTTAATTTAAAGCTCTAATTTCCCCAGAAAAACTAGGAAACTGATGTTAAAGAATTACCCCGTAGTCCTAATCCTACTAACAACCCCGCAATCACGAAAGCTGTCATATAGGCTAGACTAATAAACCGCACTGATAACGGTGGTGCAACTCCTTCCACGTCTATGTCTTTTTGCACTGTAAACGGTGTAAATTGGCGCGAAGCATTGGGTTTGGGAGCAACTTGTACCTCTAATTTATGAGGTGCGCCATCAAAAAATCCTTGTTCCCAAGCAAATTTTCCTGTGGTATCGGGAACAGCTTGGTAAGCAAAATTAACCCAACCATCTTCCAGCATGGTTGTTTTGATATTTAGGATTACGTCTTGAACAGGCTGATTGGTTTTTTCGTCAATGACTTGTACCTGTAAAGCCGCAGGTTTACCTACTGTGGCGCTAGTATCGCCTAATAATTGTGCTTGTAAACCCTGTTGCCGAGCAATCCCAGCACTATCAGTTTCAACTACGCTTTTTGATGCATGATGATCGTGATGATGTGCGTGTGTTGAACTCTCTGACTGGGCAACTTCTGCACTAATGTTAACGAATAATAGAGCTGCGATCGCAACTACAATTGCACCACTCAATAATAATCGCACGCGCTCAGGGGCAATTTCGGTAGGTGTGACAGCTTGGGAACCGCCAATTACCCAACCGCCAGCTAACCCAACTATCAACAACACTACAGCCAGAATCGCAAAATTGCGGTATTTTACCCAATTCTCTTTTACTGATAAAGTCAGAGTTTGTGCAATTGGGTTAAAAGCGTTGGCTACCACAGGGGTAACATTTACCTTGAATTGGTAATTTCCGCGAATTGGTAGTATTTCTTGTAATTCCAACTGCCCTTGAGGAGCTATTGTTTCTATATCAAGCAGCTTGGTTCCCTCAACTATCGGGAAATCTGTTGTGAACCAAGGGTTATGGGGTGGCGTAACAATTTCCAGATGAAATTTAGCATTCTCTAAAGCTTTACCTTTAGCATCTACTGCTTGCAATGCTAATTTAACTGGAGATTGGGATGTACTGGCTTCGGCTTCAAACGGTATAATTTGGTTGTCTGGCGCGGGGCTAATTAGTCTGACAGTAGGTTGGGGTGACTGAGAGAAGCCCACAAAACTATAAAAAACTACACTCATCATACAAATAATACTGATGAGTGTATAAAGCTTAAATTTTGACATTCTAAGTGCGAATAATCAATTATGAATTAACTTGAAGATTCCAAAACAGTTGCTAAGTGTTTTAGTGACAAGGAACCAGCAAAGTATGGTGACGGGGACTGTGTACGCGATCGTGAATTGCTGGATAGGTTGTAAAATAAACAGTCCACAGCGTCAACGCGCACAAGGAAACATAAAGTGTTGCTTGTACAGGCTTGGATAAAGTCAAGCTAGCTGTCTTTTGCAACACTGAAGAATGAGTCTGAGTTTTCATCATATACCTCGCATAAATCTAGAACAAATGCATCGGTAGATATTTTGGCTGGGCTTGCTTTAGCAACTGCTTTGTTAGTGAACTTCAAAATTCATACCTTATTTTTCCCATTACCTTTAGTGCTTGTTATCCACTAAAACCGATGTTTGCGTAATTTACACAATATCCTAGTTTTTCCTCGCCTGTCACTTTGTATATTTCTGTGAAAGCATCGACTTGAAAAGCAAAAATGCTTATCTTTATTTATTGGCAATACATTTTAGGACTAACGCCCTTCTCATATTTTTCTCACAAAGTCATCAATTCTCAACAAACTCAGCACTCTTGTACCCATTCCCAAAACTTGTCGGTTAAGGGGAAAAAGGGGAATGGGAAAAGGGAAAGAAAAAACCTTTAACCCTTAACCTTTCACCTTTTCCCCAAAACCAATTTTGATTTCAAAACGCTTAATCCAGTAGTATTCTCCCCAATCCCCAAACAATACGCGAATCTACGCATTGCCTTTTTGTAATTTTTGTGGGATTCTCCTTTACATATCTATTTAATACAGTAACTTGATAGAATTAGTGTAGTTTATTTGCAGCCTAGAAGAGGAGAATCTAAATGAGACTCATATCCAGTCTGGAAAATTTGGGGAAAGTACAGATTTTTGGCTATAAGTGTTTCCTCTGTGTTGCATTCTGGTTCAAAAACCCAATGAATATGGGGGGATTGAGCTAATGTCTGCAAATAAAATCAGAAAATCCGCACCAATTCACAGTAGAATTTCCGTACCTGCTCAGTATCAAAGACAGCCTGTTATTTCGCGGTTAGTATCTCGTTATGGTATAACAGTAAACATCGTAGCTGCATCATTAGTATCTGGTAGTGAAAGCGATGGCTGGTTTGATTTAGAATTTTTGGGAAATCCTGAGCAAATCACTAATAGCCTGTCTTACCTCCAAGAATTGGGAGTGGGTTTAGTAGAACTAGCAATTGCAAATCATATTCAATTTCACCAACAATCTCAAGCGTTCCCAAAAGCTGTTAACAAGCTAACGCGCAAAGAATTAGAAACATTTAAAAATCAGTGGGCGACAGAATGCCAAAAATGGCTTTCTCATGGACAAACTAATAGACTACACATACAATTGTGTATTTTAAAAAGCTATTACAAAAAACCGATAATTTCTCAACTAGTGTCTCGGTTTGGATTAACAGTTAATATCACTAGTGCTTTTCTCAATCCCTCTGTGGAAGATGACGGATGGTTTGACTTGGATTTGTGGGGGGAAACAAAACAAATCCATTCTAGCCTGCGTTATTTAAAAAAACTGGGACTACCAATTTGGCCTGATTGGTCTGGTACAGTGCAGAATAAAACTTTAGAACCAATAGTTTTTTAATTTACTAATTTAGTATCCCATGACCACATTCCATCAAATTCAAGTTAAAACAACACCCAGATTTCCTTCGGTTCCATCTTTCTCTGAAAAAAGTCAGATTACTAAAGTTCGTGTGTGCATATATATTCCTAATTCCTATCTGGAAGAACCTGTAATTTCTCGCTTAATTTCTCATCA contains the following coding sequences:
- a CDS encoding CbtB-domain containing protein, giving the protein MMKTQTHSSVLQKTASLTLSKPVQATLYVSLCALTLWTVYFTTYPAIHDRVHSPRHHTLLVPCH
- a CDS encoding NIL domain-containing protein; the protein is MSANKIRKSAPIHSRISVPAQYQRQPVISRLVSRYGITVNIVAASLVSGSESDGWFDLEFLGNPEQITNSLSYLQELGVGLVELAIANHIQFHQQSQAFPKAVNKLTRKELETFKNQWATECQKWLSHGQTNRLHIQLCILKSYYKKPIISQLVSRFGLTVNITSAFLNPSVEDDGWFDLDLWGETKQIHSSLRYLKKLGLPIWPDWSGTVQNKTLEPIVF